In Acaryochloris marina S15, a single genomic region encodes these proteins:
- a CDS encoding phosphodiester glycosidase family protein, translating into MRLIGWSISMSLAMSLGLCSAPSQLSPQPPPPPPTMQYQKQELSKAIVHVLRIPNHPRYTVRLDVADGLQTVVNFAQGTSKPVAVINGGYFDPANQKTTSYIRRGGQILADPTQNSRLVDNPDLQAYLPKILNRSEFRQYQCGSEVTYAITLFKQPVPPDCTLTYALGAGPQLLPQLTAQGEGFTDSVDGQVVRDAIGSRQPNARSAVGITKAGGVIWVMVEQSSTKLGLSLPELADFMKQQGAESALNLDGGSSSSLVYQDQVITGKSLRGETLLRPVKSVLMVLDNAPK; encoded by the coding sequence ATGAGATTGATTGGATGGTCTATCAGTATGTCTTTGGCCATGAGCTTGGGATTGTGTTCCGCTCCATCTCAACTCTCACCGCAGCCACCACCCCCGCCTCCCACCATGCAATATCAAAAGCAAGAATTGTCGAAGGCAATCGTCCATGTCCTGCGGATTCCGAACCACCCTCGCTATACTGTTCGTCTTGATGTAGCAGACGGTCTCCAAACCGTAGTTAATTTTGCTCAAGGCACGTCCAAACCCGTCGCCGTCATTAATGGGGGGTACTTTGACCCCGCTAATCAGAAAACCACATCCTATATTCGTCGAGGGGGTCAAATTCTGGCTGACCCAACGCAAAATTCAAGACTGGTCGACAATCCAGATCTCCAAGCCTATCTCCCCAAAATCCTCAATCGTTCTGAATTTCGGCAGTATCAATGTGGTTCTGAGGTTACCTATGCCATTACGCTGTTCAAGCAGCCTGTCCCTCCCGATTGCACCCTTACTTATGCCCTCGGGGCGGGGCCTCAGTTACTCCCCCAACTGACGGCCCAAGGGGAAGGATTTACGGATTCGGTGGATGGCCAGGTGGTTCGAGATGCCATTGGCAGTCGTCAGCCTAATGCCAGAAGCGCGGTCGGTATTACCAAAGCGGGAGGTGTGATCTGGGTAATGGTGGAGCAGTCCTCGACAAAGCTAGGGCTCTCTTTACCTGAGCTAGCCGACTTTATGAAACAGCAGGGAGCAGAGTCTGCCTTAAATCTTGACGGGGGCAGTTCATCTTCCCTGGTCTATCAAGATCAGGTGATTACTGGTAAGAGCTTGCGGGGAGAGACCCTGCTTCGCCCCGTGAAGTCAGTTTTGATGGTGCTGGATAACGCACCTAAATAA
- a CDS encoding adenosine deaminase yields MSLYAELHRHLGGSVVPRILWRYFKRNRPDLAQPFSDYPQFEEFYCRPRESLAEYLELHTLVESVQTRETLPYFISRLIRGAYVFENLAYMEMRYTPYLRTSDQLSQTERIDQMAEIVEIVGQASQVKEYPIVTSQILCMHARLPYEVNRAIVDIAAQSPEYVCGIDLAGGDDLYCDRIDEFVDLYAYARSHNLKTTCHLYETEGGAHPELLPYLMRIGHGIQIPLQHPELLPAVAQRRQCLEICPTTYLKTGTLQSIQQLKVVFDRCFEAGVDVAICTDNAGLHNVRLPFEYETLLTQDVISFAQLRACQENSFRHAFAWPLNQGPAAILNDVLNWAPAALNPSRATVATS; encoded by the coding sequence GTGTCTTTATACGCTGAGTTGCATCGACATTTGGGTGGATCAGTTGTGCCTCGGATTCTGTGGCGCTACTTCAAACGAAATCGCCCCGACTTGGCCCAACCCTTTTCGGACTATCCCCAGTTTGAAGAATTCTACTGTCGGCCTCGGGAATCCCTGGCTGAATATCTAGAACTGCACACCTTGGTGGAAAGCGTTCAGACCCGCGAAACCCTGCCCTACTTTATCTCTCGATTGATTCGAGGGGCTTACGTTTTTGAAAATCTGGCCTATATGGAGATGCGGTATACCCCCTATCTCCGCACCTCAGACCAGCTCAGCCAAACAGAACGCATTGACCAAATGGCCGAGATTGTAGAAATTGTCGGTCAGGCGAGTCAGGTCAAAGAATATCCGATTGTCACCAGCCAAATTCTCTGTATGCATGCTCGTTTGCCCTACGAAGTGAACCGAGCCATTGTGGACATCGCTGCCCAATCCCCGGAGTATGTCTGTGGGATTGATTTAGCAGGTGGAGATGATTTGTATTGCGATCGCATCGACGAATTTGTCGATCTCTATGCCTACGCCCGCTCTCACAATCTCAAAACCACTTGCCATCTCTACGAAACAGAAGGCGGTGCCCACCCCGAACTGCTGCCCTATCTGATGCGAATCGGTCATGGCATCCAGATTCCCTTGCAACATCCTGAACTTCTACCTGCCGTGGCCCAGCGTCGGCAATGTTTAGAGATTTGCCCCACCACTTACCTCAAAACCGGGACCCTACAAAGTATCCAGCAGCTAAAAGTCGTGTTTGACCGCTGTTTTGAAGCTGGGGTTGATGTGGCTATTTGCACCGACAATGCCGGTCTTCACAATGTTCGCTTGCCCTTTGAATACGAAACCCTTCTCACCCAGGATGTCATTAGCTTTGCCCAGCTTAGAGCTTGCCAAGAGAATTCATTCCGCCATGCCTTTGCCTGGCCCCTGAATCAAGGACCAGCTGCTATTCTGAATGATGTTCTTAACTGGGCTCCTGCTGCACTTAACCCCAGTCGGGCGACGGTTGCCACATCCTAA